Proteins from a genomic interval of Quercus lobata isolate SW786 chromosome 11, ValleyOak3.0 Primary Assembly, whole genome shotgun sequence:
- the LOC115967392 gene encoding pentatricopeptide repeat-containing protein At3g18020-like — protein MFRFIAPSPKFPIPQNHNHNHKTITLPLAAFFFTHTIIDQTPKREPEHDISITNNTSYWTKKIHRLCAKDRNVDEALRLLDRLSLRGYQPDSLNINTIIHALCHSHRFSEAHHRLLLFLSSHWVPDERTCNVLIARLLDSRTPYTTLHVILRLIHVKPEFVPSLPNYNRLMNQFCSLQRRPDEAHRLFFDMKSRGHCPNVVSYTTLINGYCRIGELGNAHKVFDEMGENGVVPNSLTYSVLLGGVLRERDIERGRELMCKLWEKVSDEKDLSVRNAAFANLVDSLCREGFFNEVFRIAENMPQGKSVCEEFVYGQIIDSLCKAGKHHGASRIVYIMRKRGFLPSLASYNTIIHGLCKEGGYMRAYQLLEEGIEFGYLPSEYTYKVLVEGLCKESDLYKARNLLQYMLNKKGVDRTRMFNIYLRALCLITNPTELLNALVSMLQNQCQPDVITLNTVINGFCKMGRIGEALKVLNDMIIGKFCSPDAVTFTTIIQGLLNVGRTQEAFDFLYHIMPERGVRPGVVTYNAVLHGLFKLQQANEAMGFFNRMASDGVSVDCTTYTIIIDGLCKANRIEEAMKFWDDVIWPSKYHDNYVYAALLKGLCCSGKFNEACHFLYELVDSGVSPNIFNYNILIDSACKLGLMREAYQVVGEMRRNGLAPDAVTWRILDKLHDM, from the coding sequence ATGTTCCGCTTCATCGCCCCATCACCAAAGTTCCCAATCCcacaaaaccacaaccacaaccacaagaCCATAACCTTACCTCTTGCTGCATTCTTCTTCACTCACACTATCATCGACCAAACACCAAAACGTGAACCAGAACACGACATCAGCATCACCAACAACACCTCATACTGGACCAAAAAGATTCACAGACTTTGCGCCAAAGACCGCAATGTCGACGAGGCGCTTCGCCTTCTGGACCGCCTCAGCCTCCGCGGATACCAACCAGACTCTCTCAACATCAACACCATCATTCACGCACTCTGCCACTCCCACCGCTTCTCCGAAGCTCACCACCGCCTTCTACTCTTCTTATCTTCTCATTGGGTCCCTGACGAGCGTACCTGCAATGTTCTTATTGCCAGATTACTCGATTCTCGAACCCCATATACCACATTGCATGTTATACTTCGTCTGATTCATGTTAAGCCTGAGTTTGTCCCGTCTTTGCCTAATTATAACCGTTTGATGAATCAGTTTTGCTCGTTACAACGACGGCCCGATGAAGCTCATAGGTTGTTTTTTGATATGAAGAGTAGAGGGCATTGTCCAAATGTTGTTTCTTATACTACTTTGATTAATGGGTATTGTAGAATTGGTGAATTGGGTAATGCCCACaaggtgtttgatgaaatggGTGAGAATGGTGTGGTACCCAATTCGCTAACATATAGTGTATTATTAGGTGGTGTTCTTCGGGAGCGCGACATTGAGCGGGGGAGGGAATTGATGTGCAAACTTTGGGAGAAGGTGAGTGATGAAAAGGACCTGTCTGTGAGAAATGCTGCTTTTGCCAACCTGGTTGATTCTTTGTGTAGAGAAGGGTTTTTTAACGAAGTGTTTAGGATTGCAGAAAACATGCCTCAAGGGAAGAGTGTGTGTGAGGAATTCGTTTATGGACAGATTATAGATTCACTTTGTAAAGCTGGAAAGCATCATGGGGCCTCAAGGATTGTTTACATAATGAGGAAGAGGGGGTTTCTTCCAAGTTTGGCATCGTACAATACTATCATACATGGACTATGCAAGGAGGGAGGTTATATGAGGGCATATCAGTTGCTGGAGGAAGGAATTGAGTTTGGGTACCTACCATCTGAGTATACATATAAGGTTCTAGTAGAAGGTCTTTGCAAAGAATCGGACCTTTACAAGGCAAGGAATCTTCTCCAATATATGCTGAATAAGAAGGGTGTGGACAGAACTAGAATGttcaatatatatttaagaGCTCTTTGTCTTATCACTAACCCAACTGAGCTTTTGAATGCACTTGTTTCCATGCTTCAAAACCAGTGTCAGCCTGATGTCATTACCTTGAACACAGTTATAAATGGGTTTTGCAAGATGGGGAGGATTGGAGAAGCTTTGAAGGTATTAAATGATATGATAATAGGCAAATTTTGTTCCCCGGATGCTGTGACCTTCACTACTATCATACAGGGTTTATTAAATGTTGGAAGAACCCAGGAAGCTTTTGACTTTTTGTATCACATAATGCCAGAACGAGGTGTTAGGCCTGGTGTTGTGACATATAATGCAGTTCTTCATGGCTTGTTTAAACTTCAGCAAGCAAATGAAGCAATGGGGTTTTTTAATAGAATGGCAAGTGATGGTGTCTCAGTGGATTGTACCACTTATACTATAATAATTGATGGATTATGTAAAGCCAACCGAATAGAAGAGGCCATGAAGTTTTGGGATGATGTCATATGGCCATCAAAGTATCATGATAATTATGTTTATGCAGCCCTTCTCAAAGGGCTTTGCTGCTCAGGCAAATTCAATGAAGCTTGTCATTTCTTATATGAATTGGTTGATTCTGGGGTCTCTCCAAACATTttcaattataatattttgattgaCAGTGCATGCAAGTTGGGCTTAATGAGAGAAGCTTATCAAGTTGTGGGAGAGATGAGAAGGAATGGGCTGGCCCCAGATGCTGTAACCTGGAGGATTCTTGACAAATTACATGATATGTGA
- the LOC115967393 gene encoding uncharacterized protein LOC115967393 produces MAMRKFYSKIKGQKVKEVPDHVKPMVSTNYLKNEFQRWLDNYHVKYIQTNSIDSPYHVCFGGMAFSYLVALPEERCHLMHQEHAKEHGGH; encoded by the coding sequence ATGGCAATGAGGAAATTCTACAGCAAGATCAAGGGGCAGAAGGTGAAAGAGGTGCCCGACCATGTTAAGCCAATGGTTTCCACCAACTATTTGAAGAATGAATTTCAGAGATGGCTCGACAACTACCATGTGAAGTACATTCAAACCAACTCCATTGATTCGCCCTACCATGTCTGCTTTGGTGGAATGGCCTTCTCCTACCTGGTTGCACTCCCTGAGGAACGCTGCCACCTTATGCACCAGGAGCATGCCAAGGAGCATGGAGGGCACTAA